A window of the Dongshaea marina genome harbors these coding sequences:
- a CDS encoding helix-turn-helix transcriptional regulator — MSSLFYDIVENVISELECIRELKFATDGHMPPPFSYQVNFPRLELVLQGRYRNELDDPVHGVQSIVLEAGDALYVPPNCWNKPDWEHECSVLSLLFGKRQLGFSLVSKKQGSEGFFDVQKHSVQAKTGYAIDSILTALNTLARESVRQPMDRHLLLALLGYCRLFLEDPASSANKRSEDLYQGICIYIQENFHRAITRDSIARRFNISPNHLSRLFRHQGHMRLVDYIGWVRLERAKFMLKRYNIRLHEIASRCGYRDVNYFCRVFKDKTGRTPTEYRSLGKLAGETSVEGEAGVLSL, encoded by the coding sequence TTGTCATCACTTTTTTACGATATCGTTGAAAATGTCATCAGTGAGCTGGAATGTATCCGTGAGCTTAAGTTTGCGACCGATGGGCATATGCCTCCGCCATTCAGTTATCAGGTCAACTTTCCAAGGCTGGAGTTGGTTCTCCAGGGGCGCTACCGGAACGAGCTTGACGATCCGGTTCACGGGGTGCAGTCGATTGTGCTTGAAGCTGGAGATGCTCTCTATGTTCCTCCCAACTGCTGGAATAAGCCGGACTGGGAGCATGAGTGCTCCGTACTGAGCCTTTTATTTGGCAAGCGCCAGTTAGGCTTTAGCCTGGTGAGTAAGAAGCAGGGGAGCGAAGGTTTTTTTGATGTGCAAAAACACAGCGTCCAGGCGAAAACCGGCTATGCGATTGACTCGATTCTAACGGCACTCAATACCCTGGCCCGGGAATCGGTCCGCCAGCCGATGGATCGCCACCTGTTGCTGGCTCTGCTTGGTTATTGCCGGCTCTTTCTGGAGGATCCCGCATCATCGGCCAATAAGCGTAGTGAAGATCTTTACCAGGGGATCTGTATCTATATCCAGGAGAATTTTCACCGGGCGATTACCCGTGATTCTATTGCCAGGCGCTTTAATATCAGTCCCAATCACCTGTCCCGTTTGTTCCGTCACCAGGGACACATGCGCTTGGTTGATTATATCGGTTGGGTACGACTGGAGCGGGCCAAGTTCATGCTCAAGCGCTATAACATACGTCTGCATGAGATTGCCAGCCGCTGTGGTTATCGGGATGTGAACTACTTTTGCCGGGTGTTTAAAGATAAAACCGGACGCACACCGACAGAATATCGCAGCCTGGGCAAGCTTGCCGGTGAGACCTCAGTCGAAGGAGAGGCTGGAGTTCTGTCGCTATAA